The following proteins are encoded in a genomic region of Sparus aurata chromosome 23, fSpaAur1.1, whole genome shotgun sequence:
- the dnm2a gene encoding dynamin-2 isoform X1, with protein sequence MGNRGMEDLIPLINKLQDAFSSIGQSCNLDLPQIAVVGGQSAGKSSVLENFVGRDFLPRGSGIVTRRPLILQLVNNKAEYAEFLHCKGKKFVDFEEVRQEIEAETDRITGSNKGISPVPINLRVYSPHVLNLTLIDLPGMTKVAVGDQPVDIEHQIREMLMQFITKESCLILAVTPANSDLANSDALKIAKEVDPQGMRTIGVITKLDLMDEGTDAKDILENKLLPLRRGYIGVVNRSQKDIDGKKDIRAALAAERKFFLSHPAYRHLAERMGTPHLQKTLNQQLTNHIRDTLPGLRSKLQSQLLSLEKEVEEYKNFRPDDPTRKTKALLQMVQQFGVDFEKCIEGSGDQVDTNELSGGAKINRIFHERFPFELVKIVFDEKELRREISHAIKNVHGVRTGLFTPDLAFEAIVKKQIVKLKTPCLKCIDLVIQELINTVRQCTNKLNSYPRLREETERIVTTHVREREGKTKDQVLLLIDIELSYINTNHEDFIGFANAQQRNTAANKKRAIPNQGEILVIRKGWLTINISIMKGGSKEYWFVLTAESLSWYKDEEEKEKKYMLPLDNLKLRDVEKGFMSTKHIFAIFNTEQRNVYKDLRQVELACDSQEDVDSWKASFLRAGVYPEKDQTENEEAAPADTFSMDPQLERQVETIRNLVDSYIGIINKSIRDLMPKTIMHLMINNAKDFIHSELLAYLYSSGDQNSLMEESADQAQRRDDMLRMYHALKESLNIIGDISATTISTPVPPPVNNTWIPEASPTPQRRPPPSAAPPPSRPPAVRGPTPGPPMNPSPAFGAPLNPSPAFGAPPIPSRPGPPMNAYNSSLDPFSAPPQIPSRPARVPPGVPSRRPPGAPSHRPTIIRPAEPSLLD encoded by the exons ATGGGGAACCGGGGCATGGAAGACCTGATTCCCCTGATTAACAAGCTTCAAGACGCTTTCAGCTCCATTGGCCAGAGTTGCAATTTAGATCTTCCTCAGATTGCTGTGGTCGGAGGACAGAGCGCTGGCAAAAGCTCAGTCTTGGAAAATTTTGTCGGCAG ggACTTTCTTCCACGTGGATCAGGCATTGTTACCCGGAGACCTCTCATTTTGCAGCTGGTCAACAATAAAGCAG AATATGCCGAATTCCTGCACTGCAAAGGGAAGAAGTTTGTGGATTTCGAGGAAGTGCGGCAGGAAATTGAAGCGGAGACGGACAGGATAACGGGCTCCAACAAAGGCATCTCTCCCGTCCCAATTAACCTGAGGGTTTACTCCCCGCACG TGTTGAACCTGACCCTGATCGACCTTCCGGGAATGACTAAGGTGGCCGTCGGCGACCAGCCCGTAGACATCGAGCACCAGATCAGGGAAATGCTGATGCAGTTCATAACCAAGGAGAGCTGTCTGATCCTGGCCGTCACCCCTGCAAACTCTGACCTGGCCAACTCGGACGCACTGAAGATCGCTAAAGAGGTGGACCCACAGG GTATGCGTACCATTGGTGTTATAACCAAACTTGACCTGATGGATGAAGGGACAGATGCAAAGGACATCCTAGAAAATAAACTGTTGCCACTGCGTAGAG GCTACATTGGTGTGGTGAATCGCAGCCAGAAAGACATTGATGGAAAGAAGGACATTCGTGCAGCTCTCGCTGCAGAGAGGAAGTTCTTCCTCTCCCACCCTGCTTACAGACATTTAGCAGAGCGTATGGGCACACCACATCTACAAAAGACACTCAACCAG CAACTGACCAACCACATCAGGGATACCCTGCCTGGTCTGCGCAGTAAACTGCAGAGTCAACTCCTTTCCctggagaaggaggtggaggaataCAAGAACTTCCGTCCAGACGACCCAACACGCAAGACCAAGGCCTTGTTGCA GATGGTgcagcagtttggtgtggactTTGAGAAGTGCATTGAGGGCTCTGGGGACCAGGTAGACACCAATGAGCTGTCGGGTGGCGCCAAGATCAACCGCATCTTCCATGAACGCTTCCCCTTTGAACTGGTCAAG ATTGTTTTTGACGAGAAGGAGCTAAGGCGAGAAATCAGTCACGCAATCAAGAACGTCCACGGTGTCAG AACGGGGCTGTTCACTCCAGACCTGGCGTTTGAGGCCATCGTGAAAAAGCAGATCGTTAAGCTGAAAACGCCCTGTCTCAAATGTATCGATCTGGTCATTCAGGAGCTCATCAACACAGTCAGGCAGTGCACCAACAAG CTCAATTCGTACCCCAGACTGAGGGAGGAGACTGAGAGGATCGTCACCACCCacgtcagagagagagaagggaagacCAAGGACCAG GTTCTGCTGCTGATTGACATTGAGCTGTCCTACATTAACACCAACCATGAGGACTTCATTGGCTTCGCAAA CGCCCAGCAGAGGAACACAGCCGCAAACAAGAAGAGGGCCATCCCCAACCAG GGTGAGATTCTG GTGATCAGGAAAGGCTGGCTAACCATCAACATTAGCATCATGAAAGGAGGCTCCAAGGAGTACTGGTTTGTCCTGACAGCTGAGTCCCTGTCCTGGTACAAAGATGAGGAG gagaaagaaaagaagtacATGTTGCCACTGGATAACCTGAAGCTCAGAGATGTGGAGAAAGGCTTTATGTCCACGAAACACATCTTTGCAATCTTCAACACTGAACAGAG GAACGTGTACAAAGATCTTCGCCAAGTAGAACTGGCCTGTGACTCTCAGGAGGATGTGGACAGCTGGAAAGCGTCCTTCCTCAGGGCAGGAGTTTATCCAGAGAAGGACCAG ACGGAGAATGAAGAGGCTGCCCCTGCAGACACGTTCTCTATGGACCCACAGCTGGAACGGCAGGTGGAAACTATTCGCAATCTGGTGGATTCGTACATCGGTATCATCAACAAATCCATCAGGGACCTCATGCCCAAGACCATCATGCATCTCATGATCAACAAT GCAAAGGATTTCATCCACTCAGAGCTGCTGGCCTACCTCTACTCATCTGGGGACCAGAACAGCCTCATGGAGGAGTCAGCGGACCAGGCCCAGCGTAGGGACGACATGTTACGCATGTACCATGCACTCAAGGAGTCACTGAACATCATCGGTGACATCAGCGCCACCACCATCTCAACCCCAGTACCACCCCCGGTCAACAACACCTGGATCCCAGAAGCAAG CCCAACTCCTCAGCGCAGGCCGCCTCCTTCAGCAGCCCCGCCCCCCAGCCGCCCGCCTGCTGTTCGGGGCCCAACACCAGGGCCACCCATGAACCCTTCCCCGGCCTTTGGCGCTCCACTCAACCCCTCCCCTGCCTTCGGTGCACCACCCATCCCCTCTCGCCCAGGCCCACCCATGAACGCCTACAACAGCAGCCTGGATCCCTTCAGTGCACCCCCACAGATCCCCTCGCGACCAGCCCGCGTCCCACCCGGTGTACCCAG CCGAAGACCCCCTGGTGCTCCTTCTCACCGGCCCACCATTATCCGCCCTGCTGAGCCCTCCCTGCTAGACTAG